Within Anopheles nili chromosome 3, idAnoNiliSN_F5_01, whole genome shotgun sequence, the genomic segment GTGTGAGAGGATCAACGCTCTCAGCAATGGATAGGCGGGAAAACGATAGGCTAAATCGAACAGGAAAACTCCATCAGATGGTCCCCGATGGTTGCGAATGCGCCTGCAATTTTGCAAACAGAttgatgatgaaaataaaatatcaaaacaattcAGCTGCTGCTTGGCCAACAAGCCGAGGCGATCGTCGATCAGCAGAAACAACGCAAAATTTCCCAAACGACGCATCAGCCCCTCGGTCCGGCGCAAAAATGCTCAAAACGCTCGCATGTTTTACAAACAATGCCAGCAACGATGGCTAACGGGCCGCATGATgaagatcgatcggttccgCGTCCGTGTTGCGGGAAAACTGTGACAAACATGTGACACCGAGCTGCGCTTAATCTTTCGTACCTCGAAGGGCTAACAATCGAGGGTGACACCATTCGAGGGATTCGTATTGCGACCAAACTCATACCTGCTCCAAAAACGTGTCTCACAAACGGATGCGCAATTGCGCATCATTTGATCGCTTCGGGAAAATCCCCACCAACGGTTTCTTGGCGCGTTTTAAGTGCAAATCGGAGCCGGGCCTGGGACGGTGTGTGATGCGAGGAATCAAGTTCAATGGCTCCCCACCTTCCCCCCCAGGCCCTTGCGGAAGGTACTGAAAcccaaaaatagcacaaaaGACATGCCGTCTGGGTGAGATGGAACACGGATGCCTTCGCAATGCTAAGGCACTGTCAATCAACGTCCAGAGCGTGAGGAGTGATGAGGTTCGTGGCAAATGTTAAGGAAAACGACACTCGACACTTACTTTACGAGGCTTGCACTGAACTGAACTGGCACGGTGTAGGAACTCGAGCgaatggggtttttctttacttCCGCACGATCGACAATTTTCACCCgcaaatatatatttatcccTTGGGTTCGTTTCACTCAAATTCGCCAATGGATCGCgcagtttgtttgttgtttctgGTTCAAACACTTTTCAACACCCAGCTCAGCGCCGTTTCGACTGGACTGAGAGCAATGTTGCCCGGAGCAATCTGTCACACCCGTAGGTTTACTTGCGCAAAGCCACTAAAGTTCCACACGCACTGGTTTTGCGAACTTCCTGGCTCGCTTTGTGTACTATTGCTTCCACTCAACCGGGAGTGGTATTTGGTATTTGATCGCTTGCTTTTCCGCTTGGAAGTCGACGGTCGACTGAGAATCAAACGGACCACCACGGTGGTATATGTCCTGTTCCTTGTCAGCGGGAAAACCCCCCACcggctgcttctgctgctgcacgcGCAACAACCATAAAGAACACCGAAAGCGCAATTAATAACGGGCAGAGCAGGAACAGAACCAAAACAACGGTGAGCTGGCCCTTTTGCTTGAATTTGCGTGTGTCGCAGCATCTTCCGGCACGATCGGGATCGTCCCGTTCCGCCCAGGATAggtgagagcgagaaggagagCAAGCGAAGATCCGACGCCGGTAAACCGACACGCGCACCTTGGCGTTTGGCACCACCGTGCACATGTGTGCGTGTTAGGGCGCTTGCGAAACGATGCCAAAATGGCTTATTTAGCTCCCATAAAGGAAAACCCGAGCGCGCATTTTCCGACCAAGaccgatcgtcgtcgtcgtcgtcgtagacGGGATCGGGATGCGCTGGTTTCCTGGTGTTGGCCCTTCTCCGTTCCATTGTTGGACCGCCGCCCTGCAGGGCACGGACTTATTTTAAACCCGTGCGAGCGTACATTGTACCTGCAAACGGCGAAGGTCTTAAGCAAGTGCATttgagagcagaaaaaaggtCGATGGTGGACTTTATACGAAACCAGATTCGAGATCGAGATCAAATAGGGAACATATGGAACAAGGATTAAGGCATTTCAGAATTTATAAACACCCTGTCTAAAAGGACGACTAGGATGCGTTGGCGTTGACGAAACTGATCATGCGTCGAAATCTAGATAGGTTTCTAGCACGGTTACGCGGGGCATCGTAATAAGCAATTCAGAGAATTTAATCACGTcgtaaacaaattaattacatCGTCATCTTCGCTGCGTAACCAGTTCTACTAATGCGACCAACGACAGCTTCAAAGCAACAGCTAGATTCAAAACAACACCGCCGTGTGTCTTGTCTACTGCGAATTTCcgcaatggagacgcccagtactTTGTGCGCAACGGCCACCCGGAGGTGTggcgtgttctttttttttttttggccaacaaaatatgaatttattgttgtcttccttttcttctacCATGAAGCGTAACCTTGACCTTTACACTTCCGCCGGACGGGCACAGTCGACTTCCGAAACAATGtaccaccatcaccgtcaccTTCAACCATCAATCGGTTGGCCAATACCCCGTTCCTATCGCGACAAAGACGCCCTCCGGGAGTAACGCCATCGGAAATGCGTCCCTTGCTGCACATCTTGCCGGTTCCATCCGTCTCGCACGTGATGCTTCtaaaagagcaaacaaataaacaaaaatggcgcacCACGGGGTCTAACGGATTAAGTAAACAGTCGGAATCAACCAAAAGGAGAACGGTGGATCGGGAACAATACTACACGACGTAAAACAACCCGCGTGTGACGAACGGCACGCGAAAGCGTAAGGAATAACACGCGAAGCGTAGTAAAAAGTAGCGAGGCGAAAACATAAACACCACAAACGGCAAACGCAAAAACCCATTTGCGCGTCTTGGGTGGGTCTTGGGTCCTCGCCATCACGCAAACGATAAAGTGCGCCGGTGAAATTCGACTggccctgtttttttgtggtgtttgtgtgaggAAAACATGTTGTCGGCCGGCGCGGAATTCGTGATTCAATATTGCGCCGATCTCCAATCGTCGTCTTGCTCCATATTTTATCTCCACCTTCGGACGGTCCAATATAGGTAAGGAAGCGACTCACGACGCTTTCCGGGTGTTTCTGTCGAAATGTAGGTTGCGAATAATGGATTGAGAGCATTTTCAGGCGACGGATTATTTAAGATCGTACGAACATACGAGCTGACGGGGCGGTGAAAACTGAGTTATTGGGTTGATAATTTGTTCCTGTTCCATAACTCAAGCAGACCATTATTTTGAGCCACAGTTTATTTGCACAAATCATAAACTAGAAATACAATAACACTCTACCGATCTGTACCTTCGTTCTCGTCGGAAAAACAGCGTTTCAAAAGCGTCTCGGCGTATTCTATTTGTTCCTGTGAAGAGAAAGAAGTAGATTACTTTATGTGAACAAACTCTTGTGGTCAAAAGTCTTGTATACACATACTTGGCATTCTTCTTTCCCGGCGTTCAATTTGACGATCGTCTCTAGCTTTTCTTTCAGGCTTCTCTCGCGGCACCTTCGGATACCTTCCTGGCACTCCGTCAGGACGTTCAGCGTAGAGAGTGCTGTTTCCAGTTTTGCGTCAAAATCCTTCGTCGGTTTGACTGCTGCCATTACACGTTCCACGGCGTTCAGTTTGATAAACTCATCTCTTACTGGGGCCAGTTCGGTGCACAAACTGGCCATCAGAAATGAGGACTTTATGCGTAGTTTGTCGTTATCTGTTTGTATACATCCCAGGATGCATTCTAATCCGCCGATTTCTATGAAAGCTGCTAGGCATGGTTCGTAATTCCGCACCATGCAGGAGATCGCATGCATGGCCTGTTGTGCTACGGAAGGTTCATCCGACAGTAGTTCCGTCAGTTTCGCTAGGATGTTTAGTTCAAGCAGATGTTGTTGGCAAAATGGATTGTTTTGCGCCAACTCGCCCACCAGCTGAAGCGTTCCACTACGCACTGGCGCACTAGGAGACTCTAAACCAGGCTTTATGATGTAAAATCCACCCACTTTAAAGAAATCGTTTGCCGTGTCCATGTCCTGTACGAACTCTATTACGGTGTCTATGGCCTCTGCTTTCGCGTCATTGTCCGAATCTTtgtccagcagcagcttcatGGCTTTTTCTAGCTCTTGAACGACATCGAAGGTTAGGGATTTTAGTGCCTCTTCCAAAAACCGGCGCCTTTCTTCGTCCATTTCTGCGAGTTGTGCTGGGTGTGGAGCATCCTCGTTTTTGGTCGCTTCCATGGCAAATTTCAGCAGACCCTGCGTAAAAAAATTCCCTCGACTTTAACATTCCAGCCAACAACGTGCTGCACGGTTGATTCAAACCTGGAGGTTGCGAGGATTTCTCGGTTGATCAGGATTATCACCACTAGCCATTTTATGTCCCTTGTTCGATTGTTTCGTCTCAAAAATGGAATTTTATTGagttttaaatatcaaattttcTACTATTTTGATTATAGCAACACGCTCCAAAACAACTACGCataaacaattgtattgaCGTGTGTCAGCTGTGATTTGACAGCAGGGATGAGGAACCGTTTTCTCGCAAAaggatatttttcttcaatttaaCGTGTTATTAGTTTTATTGCCATTATTCTACCATTCTACCATACCATGACtaactgctgctggaagcaTCGTGACTTTTGCTGTCTTTCCATTTAAGAACatatattttcctttataCATGGCAACAACCGTATCTTTCTTCAACTTTCTTAGTGCTTGTTAATTCTCGTCGTTCCGAATAAATCAGTTTCAAAATGCAACATTTTTTCGCAAACCTTAGAGATTTGTGAAAATTGTCTGTCGGTAAGGGCTATTAATTATATAACGTGGATGTCATCACATTCATTATGGTTTGCGATCTTCattgaattattcaaacaataaATGTACACGTGGTTTAGTGGCTGCCTATTTTCACAAATTATATGCTCATTAACAGCTGTAATGAATTTGCTTTTGTAAAGCAAGTAAAGCCaaagaggtgaaaaaaagtatcaaaaacaTTCCGTACTTTACATGGGTAAAACTGATAAAATGTTATGCAAAAACAACAGAAGAACATATCAGCTAATGGGGCGACAAATTGCTGTACTAAATTATGAATATTGTAATACATACTGGGCTACTAAAGTTATACCAAACTGTCCTACCAACAggcaaaaagttttccatATTCACTAATAGATGACGCCACCGTTTCAAGCATTAGAAACGTTTCAAAATTGAAACGTTTCAAGTATATATATAGCGACATCTATGagtgaaatttgaaaatattttctctCAAACGAATTATGCGCCATCTAttgaacgaaatggaaaacagtgaaataatatgaaatgtttcttatttgaaacttttcaagcgttgaatattttgatttgattttaacTCCAAACtggtatgttctcctgttacttttctCAGTTTTGCTCGCtgagttggtggaaaattgtagTTCTCCTTTATTTTAcccattttattttgctcgttGTTGTTTATTCGCTTTTAACGTTAGTGTTATTTTCGAATAGACGTGTTCGCAGTGTGatgtgtaaaattttacctTGAATAATTTGTAATTATTTTGTGAATTGttaacaaattttaaattaaaaaagccTGCTTTTTTGCTGTATTACCACGTATTGAACGTAGCTGGAATTTAATCTGAATAGAGCGCAGATGTAATTAAATGCTTACATTGAACTAATGTCATTGATGATAGATTTTAAATTGGCTGATAGTTATTGCTTTAGTTATTGTTATGACGCGTGATGTTATTCTGTTTCACGTGTTTCAATGTTTTTGTATCATTGTTTTTACAAGACACCGAAACTAAAAGAAGATTGAAACCAATTTTTGGAGTATTACTAGACTATGAAAGGTTACTGATgagcgatttattttttggaGCTATTTCAAAGCTCCTAGACTGTGTACACAGatcgttcgaaaaaaaaacaatcttttaACCAGTATTTCCTTTTGAGAGCGTTATGTAAACCCGTcgtattttattaaatttactGAAGGGATTAAAGCATGGGTTGAACGCAAAGGCTATACGCAATACAACTTCTCCTTGTAATTTGTCCAGACGTTAAACCATGTTGCTGGCTGTTTCAACGGATGGATTAAACGGATTTTTAGACGAGATGGCGTAACATCCAATCGTTTCGATATTTATTGCATTAGCCATTCAAATTTCACAATCATTTTTCTATAAATCAAACATATTCTGCATATCTAAGTAGTTCATATATCGTAcatttgaaatcaataaagTTGAGCcgtatttgaattttaattcaagatattattgtgaaatatttcacaccgAGTTTTATTTGTCGGAACAGTATCTGTGACATTTGTCGGAACAGTGAAAAAAAGCGTAAACATCGAACTGTCAAATTCTTCCGGTAAATTGCTAAACAAAACAGACGCAGTTTCTTAAAATTCTGCGATTATTACCACACATTTGTTATAAAAACAACGTATTGGTTGGTGTAAAAAATGGCATACGACGCAACACATGATGATGGACCAGGATTTGTAGGAATTCGGTTCTGTCAGGAGTGGTAAGCATCACTATACGCTCTTCCGTATTGCTGAAACTCATAACAAATGATCGTTTGTATTGTTGCAGTAACAACATGCTGTACCCAAAAGAAgacaaggaaaacaaaattcttCTCTATGCGTGCCGTAATTGTGACTACAAGCAAGAAGCAGACTCCAACTGTATCTACGTGAACAAAATTATGCACGAAATCGAGTAAGCCCTCCCTTCAGCACCACAACACTTCTATATTATAACAAACTCATTGTTTACAACCTCTGCAGCGAGCTAACACATATTGTGCCGGATGTGATATCGGACCCTACGCTGCCACGAACCGAAGAACACGCCTGTCCCAAATGCTCCCACCGGGAAGCAGTTTTCTTTCAGGCCCAAACCCGccgagcagaagaagaaatgAGATTGTATTATGTGTGTACAAACCCCTCCTGCTGCCATCGGTGGACGGAATAGTCTCTATGTTGCTGTGCCTGTGCTGGACTGTTGCGAAAATACCACATTCATTTGCATTACTTAGTACTTCAATGATGCAAATAAACCAATGAAGaggattttttcttctgtgcgaACTTTTGGTTTAACTTTATTTACCGTTTTTAGTTACATTTAAAATGTTTCCCTGTTGATAATATcttatgaaaataaatagtGTGGAACATAGATTCGCTCGAATGATTTGCACAGCTGCTTTACCATGAGCGAAGAGCGTCTGTCTTGCCATCGTAATCCAGCTAGTGG encodes:
- the LOC128725562 gene encoding hsp70-binding protein 1 gives rise to the protein MASGDNPDQPRNPRNLQGLLKFAMEATKNEDAPHPAQLAEMDEERRRFLEEALKSLTFDVVQELEKAMKLLLDKDSDNDAKAEAIDTVIEFVQDMDTANDFFKVGGFYIIKPGLESPSAPVRSGTLQLVGELAQNNPFCQQHLLELNILAKLTELLSDEPSVAQQAMHAISCMVRNYEPCLAAFIEIGGLECILGCIQTDNDKLRIKSSFLMASLCTELAPVRDEFIKLNAVERVMAAVKPTKDFDAKLETALSTLNVLTECQEGIRRCRERSLKEKLETIVKLNAGKEECQEQIEYAETLLKRCFSDENEGTDR
- the LOC128725431 gene encoding DNA-directed RNA polymerase II subunit RPB9; its protein translation is MAYDATHDDGPGFVGIRFCQECNNMLYPKEDKENKILLYACRNCDYKQEADSNCIYVNKIMHEIDELTHIVPDVISDPTLPRTEEHACPKCSHREAVFFQAQTRRAEEEMRLYYVCTNPSCCHRWTE